TAACAAGCTCAACGATGCCGTGGCGATGATCGCCGAGGTGAGGAGCATTGCGGAGGCTTTAGGGACGGCTTCAAGAAACTTGACCGAGACCCCGAGGACAGTTCACCATAAGTGCTAACTGTGCTAGGACGCCCATTTTCTCTGGACAAACTCGAGGTCTCAAATAAGAAATCAGGAGGTGTAGCGGCAATTCGGAATTTCTCTTGACTGCTGCCTTTTGTGTGCAGGCAACAGGAACTGCACTAGACAAGTGTTGATTCAGTTCGATCAGTGTTGTCATATCAGAGCATCAGTTGTAATGTAACCTCAGATAGATGTTGGTTTGTAGGATATTGTCTGTTCAATCAGATACCAGATCTTGATCTTGCATATTCGTCACGTCTGGAGTCGCGAATTAGAAAGATGGGGGCAAGCAGAACACTGGCTGCCATCTCAGTTTTTTCACCGGTGTTCAATGGTGTGTTTCTtattattacatgtatgtagacgctttttgtgtatagatatattcatatttggacaaatttgcgtcatgggaccgagggagtactccttccgatcctaaattcttgtacCCTCCGGAACAAGTAATATAATAATATGAAGTAATTGATGTGGCTAAAGGGAGGCATCCCTCTGAAAGAGGTGCTGCAGTAGACAAAACAAACAGCCAATCAGAAGTTCAGTCAGTAAGAGCATCACCAGTGTATAAGGTCACATTTGCAATAACGTGGGACCCTTCTATCAATCTTGTAGCTACCTAAAAATTTCACAATGCTTGTGGCTAAACTTGTCCTTAAGATGGGCCCACAACACAGAAAAATTGGCAAGTGGTAAGCCTACACGTGTACATAAACTATTAAAAAGTAATACCTTTTGTCTTATGGCCCACAAGTTTATGCGTTGCCCTTAAACTTTTGTGCTTGTGGACAACCTCCACAATGTATAAAGGTATCTTTAAGGGTCATCTTTTTGCTTATGAACAAGTTTTCTAGCACATTGCGGGTGTCCTAATTGTAATACGAGGAGCGGTCGAGGAGGATGCCTCGGCGTGTGCCTCGAGCCTTTCTAACACTTCGACacgtttcttcttcttcttcttgtttctttcttttgctcGTCGCTCGTTCTTGGTTGAAGTTTCAACCGCTGCCAAACAAAAACCGAACTTTTTTGTCAGTGCAAATGATGAGAGTTTTGTGAGCTAAGAAGAaagggtttagggttttggGCTTTAGGGCTTACGGTTTAGGGTTTAGCATCAAGGACTCCGTGGCCCAATGGATAAGGCGCTGGTCTACGGAACCAGAGATTCTGGGTTCGATCCCCAGCGGAGTCGTCCAGCCATTCTGTTGTTCTTTTTGTTCCTCCTTAGACCATCTGCTTACTACTGTGCGAGCTTTCCCTGTGTCTTCTTACTTCCCTCTCCAATACAGTACAAAGTCTCATCATATTTTTGGTTCTGAACAGGTAGTACGATTCATAGTTATAACGTGCAGTATAATGAGCACAGGCAGATTAGCTGCACGTATAAAGAGATGTACAGTATCATTTTATTGGGCCTCGGTCAATACAGATTTCTCTCCAAGGCTCCATGCTGGTAGCTCCAGATTTTTTCCAACAAATACAGATgagctttctttctttcggGTCTCGCAACGAAAAACAATGGTAGCGCTAGCGCAGGTGTACAATCCCCGTGGATCAGTACAAGCATACACACACGGATTTTCAGCAGCACCGAAATGATGCAGAGTTTATTCGGAAGCCATTGTGTACACAGGTCTGTTCGTGAGCAACCCGAAAACGGCCACGGTCAAGAGCCCCTACCGGCGGCTGGCGCCGGTGGCCATTTCCCAGGCTCGCAGCACGTGGTCCACGATCTCCTCCACGCCGACGCCGTGCTTCACCTGCGCTTAGCGCCACAAAGTGCAAGGTTAATAGACGGCATGTGTGCAAGGCTGTGAGTTACATAGAGTGGCTGTCGAGTTCATGAGATCACgacgagaaaaaaagaacCGAGCAGATGACAAACCTGGGCGAACACAAAAGGCCCTCCTTCTCGCATGCGAAGCGCGTCCCGCTCCATCACGGACAGGTCGGCTCCGACTGCGGGGGCAAGGTCTGTCTTGTTTATGACCTGCGTGTTTCAAATGATCCATGCTGGTGAAAAAGTTTTGTGGATTTCGTCTCGATCACTAGCAGGTGGCAAGATAGATCAATGTGATGGTACAGGTTTGCAGTTTAATGTAAGGGCTCTGGGAGTGTCATAGGGCCGCACCAAGAGATCTGCTTGGGTTATCCCCGGGCCGCCTTTCCTTGGTATCTTGTCCCCACCAGAGACATCGATGATGTAGATTATGTAGTCTGCTAGCTCCCTGCTGAAGTTAGCTGCCAAGTTGTCTGCATAAGAAATGTACAGATGGCTTTCTTTAGTGCCTCACTACAGATTTCGTGATTTAATGGGAAAAGGGGCAGGACTTGGCAGACAAGATTGAGATTCAGAAGAACCATTATCCAGAAGTACAAGGATATTCGCGATATTAAACTAGCATAGCAGTGCTCCATATTCATTATCCAATATTAGAGCAAGTTTACAGCACATTTTCTAAGCTTTCCATTGCTGACATGACTTAGTAGGAGTCTTTCATTCCAGATTGCACCATGATGGACAGGACAATAGGGTGGTTTGCACAAATATACATGGTAATAAACCTTTCAATGTGGGAGCGAACAAGACAATACCTCCTCCGGATTCACACAGTAGCAAGTCGGCTTTGTACAGGTTAGATAGCTCCTCCAGAGGACCCAGATTTATGCTTATGTCCTCACGTATAGCTGCATGAGGACAGCCTCCAGTTTCTACTGCCCTTATACGCTCTTCAGGAAGAGCTCCGTGCTTGACCAAGAATTCCCCATCCTCTTTTGTGAATATATCATTTGTAACCTGCACGCACAAAAAAAGTTCTAAGGGTGTAAATGTGTAATGTAGTTCAAGCATACACGGACACATGGTGGAGACTTTTACGTGTCTGTATTTCAGAAAATATCATAATGATGTCAAGTAATTATATTTCAATTTTTCGCCCACCGAAATACATTGAAAGTTTAAGTTTTGCTTTCAGTTGATTTATCGTAAGTGCAGCAAGTGAGAtaaattttttttacgaaTTAATTGTTTGCAATTCAGAAACAGAACCAAATGAATATATCTTATGAtggtgaaaaaaaatctgatgcCCAAATATGCGGAGGAGGTATTGCCTAGTTAAATCAGGGAGAGTAGATAACTTCTTAAAAGAATCAGAGGTCAGAAGCATGCTGCATACCGCTGCAAGGCTATATTTGTCACGCAGACACGTACAGAGTGCCAACATCAGGGCTGTCTTCCTGCAGAAGGCAAAAACAGATAGAAGATGACCCCATCTATTTATTTCAGAGTAGCAAGGATAGATAGGAAATCAGAAACCATTGTTTCACCACCAGAGGTTATTTTGTCGATGCGAAAAGTGTATGCACAAATTTTTTCAAACTGGCCAGACCAATTCGCTAGTCCAAAATGCTaagcatatactccctccttcccaaaataagtgacgtggatttgtatttgtataagaatatatacaaattcatgtcacttattctgggaaggagggagtatgaaaaaTGATCCCAACAGCAGGAACGACACAATTTTGTATGCACAGGGAAGGAGGCATTTTTATTGGCAAAGTCAGAAAAATACCCTAAACGTATGACCCTGACCAGTAATGGGTACTGAGTAACACACCAGGAAACACAAAGGAACCAATCTTTTTTTCTGCTGAAGACCACACTTCAACCCTTAATGCTACAGCAGACTTAAACACTTTTTTAAGTAGCTAAAGGTGTGATACAAGCATTAAGCATACGCATTTCTCACCAAAGCTCTGCTCAACTGCACCTACATCGTTCCTGTAGCTGAAATTTCGACAAACGCTACGTGGGAAGCAACACAAACAAATTTCAGATCAAAATGCAACAGAGACGGCGGCTCCTTTCTCGCCGCTAAATCCATCACAGCCACCACCAAATCGCCACGCCACCAAGATGGCAAGGGGGGGAGCAGAGACTTTAGGGGGAGGGAGCAGGGCGTACCCGGTGCCGACGGGCCCGCCGATGCCGACGGTGAAGGCGCGGTCAGCGAAGCGGCGGGAGTCGAGAGGCGGCGCGCGCTTGGAGAAGTCCCCGGCGGAGTAGATGGGCTCGTGGGAGTGCGGCGCCAGGCCGTCGTGGGAGTGCCACAGGCGCCCGTCCTCGCCGACCCACGATCCCGCCCCCGTACCACggcccccggcggcggcggcatcccTGCAAGCGCGGAGCCGATCGAACAGAAAGCTGGGTTGAGTCACCTGTGCGCAcggggaggagaaggtgggCGGAGGAGGGTCAAACTGAAACGCACCCGTGGGAGTGGTGATGGTGGCCGCCTTCGTCGTGGGAGTGGGAGTGGCCGCCGTCGTGGTGGTGATCCTGCGACGCCATGGAATCGCCGGACTCGGGAGTGGAAGTGAAGGCTGCAGGTTTTTAGGATGTGTTCAGGTGTAGTACGAATCAACGATTCCGCTCCACTCGTTGACTTTAGGATTCTCAAAAGGGATAATTTGTTCAGCCGTGCGCTAAATAATACTACTGCTCCCCTGTCCCAAAATAAAAGACTTACTCCCTCCCTTGCCTTACGTAATATATCTAGAAgtcttttaagaatagatacattcatattttgacaaatttaaaacaaaaattatggagcGCAGGTATTAAGTTTTCTTAATCGTCAAATACTAGAGCGACTGTGATTTATGTTTTTGAAGtgtatgagtttttttttgaatgtGTATTAGTTTGATCCACATAAATCCTTGATCTGGTTTGTCGGGTTGGATGGCGATGAAATGGTAGCGTCCTTTCTTGTAGGCGCCGTCTTGTGAGCCTGTTATTGTCGAACGGTCTTCATGTGGTTGATTCGAGGTTGGCCATGGTGTTGCTCTCGGGGTGGGGTTGTCTCAAGGAACGGTGGGATCTGAGTGTCTTCTCCTTTGGCCGCATCGTCACTAGTTCTCTCTAAACTCTATTCTCTTTGACGGTGGATAACTACCGACACTATCTTTTTTGAAGTTGGCGAAAAATTCTTATACGGACAATCGGTTTTCACATCTTGTCACCATCGATCGAGTGGTGGAAAGGGCTTCATCTTGTTCAAGTTGTTCGTGCcctttacattttttttccggaaACTCACGAGCGAACGAGACCTCACTGGTCTGCATGCCGGATGCAAGCTTGTCATTGATATCATCAATACCTCGTATGATCCGGCCGTTTGGGGCTTTATTAATTGGTTTAACCATGTTCGTTCCATGAGACGAAAGGGCGAATGTTCGCTCTTATAAATTCCTGTATATATCATCTATACATCTATGATCTACTCTTGAAAAGCAAGCTGTCCAATCACACAATGGCAGCTTCAATCAACCAGCCACTAATCAGAACACACCATCCAATCCAAGATCATGCCTTCCCTAAGACACACAAATCTCTCATCACCATCATCGTCGTCCCTACGGCACCACGACGGCGACCTCCTTATGATCATTGGCCGGGTACGCCGCCCCCTCCGACGACGACCGCtcatcgccgccggcttcttcttcttcctcctgccgccgccgccgctgccgcacgACGTGGTCCCACCTGTCCTGGACGAGGTACACGAGCGCCATGCCCGAGACCTCGACAGTCAGGAGCGCCGTGCAGAGCTTCACGCTCCGGCCGGTTCTCTCCTTATACGCGTGGAGGCCCGTGTACACGTTGGCCACTCCCACCACGCACAGTGTTATCCCCAGGAACCAGTGCCCGAAGTACCACACGCTCCTCACCTTCAATCCCCTGCTGATCAGAATCAGAGAATTTCTCAAATCATCAGCCAAAGAAGAACGAACAACCCCAGGCTCTGGATTTGTGAAATTGCGCTTAATTACCTGTCCGGTCTGAGGAAGCCGATGAGCGGCTGGAGCCAGAGGAGGCCATAGAGGAGCAGCCCGACCCTCTGGTGCGCGTTGTCGAAGGCGTTCTCGAAGTTCTTCACCGACAGAGCCGCGCCGGCCGTCGCCAGGATCACGCCGGCCATCTGCCACGCGTCCATTGTTCAGTTTCAAATCGTTCAACGATCAACAGTTTCAGGTAAGAATTGCAGAGGAGTAGGAGTTCAGTGAAAGTTCAGAGGTAGTACCTGTGAGGCGACATGGCAGTAGAACAGGGCCTTGGCGGTTTTCGGGCTTCTGACGTTGCTCGAGACCCTGATAAGAAGGACTCCAATGGGCATCAGGAAGCCGACAGATGACCAGAGCAGGAAGGCGTGGAGCTTCAGTTGCAGCGAGAGTCTGGGCGTCAGCTGCAAGACGTACAATATCCAAGTGTTTGTTTTTGCAGTCAGTGATACTGATAGATACACAACTTTTGCCATCACATATTCAGATTCTTGTCAAGATGAACAGAAACATGTAAAAAGATCTCTTAAATGGATTATTTGTTTACCTCCAATGGCTGCATAGCATTGTCTCTTTGATTTGGATCGGCTGAGTTATCTGAAGCGCCATGGATTGGGTTTACAAGCAAGAGAACCACACAGCCTGACAGTGCAGGGAGCAGTCTTTTTCTTCCAAACAGTAGCATTGGAGCCTGTCGATTTACTCAAGGTCCCCTTCAGCAGGAACAAACACCACCAACCAAGATCGAAAACAGCAAGCAACTGGACTGAACTGAACCTCTTGGACAGCAGAAGACCAAACTGAAACAAGATCGATTCGATCGATGCGCCTACGCTAACAatggcagaagaagaagaagatgatgaagaaaaaCAGGGCAAGCTTCTAGTCTCTGATCCTCCTCACTGCCACGGTGTGCCACCTCATTCTCCAGTCAGTTGCAAGCCATTCCTTGCTTCCAAGCTTTCCCTCTCACCTTAAATACTAGTAGCATATATtgcaagaagagaaaaaaaaaagaagcctCTCTGCAGTAAACAAATGAGCAAGAACAAACTGCAGAAACCAATGCCGCCTGCTAAATGCTAATCCTCCAGTGATGCGCGCGGCGACAGATGTTCTTCGGTAACTTGTGGCCGAATGAAAGAATCTGGGCGAGCAAGTTCAGGAATATAAGATTTAGTTGGTCTAAGGAGCATAACTTGGGAGGGTTGTCCTATGCTATGCTACCTCCTTTAGTTGTATATGAATGATTTGGGTATCAGCAAGCTGCTTTTGCTGCTTAGCAACCATATAGTAGCTATGGTGGACTTTTGGGGGCTGTTGGGGAACGGAATGTGGAATATTGGGAAGGGATGGGTTCTTTTGAGCACATTTCTAGCTTGGCTCTGCTTTGTGCTTTTACAGCTCTTTGAGGTATGATATGATGGTGGTATGAAATGAATGGGGGTGGCTTTTGTGGTGGGAGCTGCAGCAAGCACCCAAAGAGCAAGATATTGTTGGATGTTGTATCAGCATCTAAGCTaccatttttctttgcaaaaagaaattgCGATAAAAGCAGGGGTTGTTCAACTGTGCAAGTTTTTAGGCAAAGTGTGCCCCAAGTCCTTCTAGACCAAAGTATCTCTGCTTTAATTTGGGTCATCGCATTGCTTTTAGcttctattctttttttttttctgaagagACGTCGTGGCGGCATTGGTTCTTGACACCATCCATATACACATGTATGGCTACACTCTACAGCAACTtcacaagaaaagaagaagatgtgtAGGCCTG
The Brachypodium distachyon strain Bd21 chromosome 2, Brachypodium_distachyon_v3.0, whole genome shotgun sequence genome window above contains:
- the LOC100845792 gene encoding urease accessory protein G, which translates into the protein MASQDHHHDGGHSHSHDEGGHHHHSHGDAAAAGGRGTGAGSWVGEDGRLWHSHDGLAPHSHEPIYSAGDFSKRAPPLDSRRFADRAFTVGIGGPVGTGKTALMLALCTCLRDKYSLAAVTNDIFTKEDGEFLVKHGALPEERIRAVETGGCPHAAIREDISINLGPLEELSNLYKADLLLCESGGDNLAANFSRELADYIIYIIDVSGGDKIPRKGGPGITQADLLVINKTDLAPAVGADLSVMERDALRMREGGPFVFAQVKHGVGVEEIVDHVLRAWEMATGASRR
- the LOC100846094 gene encoding cytochrome b561 domain-containing protein At2g30890 isoform X1, producing the protein MLLFGRKRLLPALSGCVVLLLVNPIHGASDNSADPNQRDNAMQPLELTPRLSLQLKLHAFLLWSSVGFLMPIGVLLIRVSSNVRSPKTAKALFYCHVASQMAGVILATAGAALSVKNFENAFDNAHQRVGLLLYGLLWLQPLIGFLRPDSRGLKVRSVWYFGHWFLGITLCVVGVANVYTGLHAYKERTGRSVKLCTALLTVEVSGMALVYLVQDRWDHVVRQRRRRQEEEEEAGGDERSSSEGAAYPANDHKEVAVVVP
- the LOC100846094 gene encoding cytochrome b561 domain-containing protein At2g30890 isoform X2; the protein is MLLFGRKRLLPALSGCVVLLLVNPIHGASDNSADPNQRDNAMQPLELTPRLSLQLKLHAFLLWSSVGFLMPIGVLLIRVSSNVRSPKTAKALFYCHVASQMAGVILATAGAALSVKNFENAFDNAHQRVGLLLYGLLWLQPLIGFLRPDRGLKVRSVWYFGHWFLGITLCVVGVANVYTGLHAYKERTGRSVKLCTALLTVEVSGMALVYLVQDRWDHVVRQRRRRQEEEEEAGGDERSSSEGAAYPANDHKEVAVVVP